The Pseudomonas sp. MM223 genome segment GTATCGGACACTTCTTCGGCCAGTACCTTCAGGCGCTCGGCGTATTCGTGGGCGGCCTTGATGTCGTGGATTGAGCAAGGGCCGACCACGACAAACAGGCGATGGTCCTTGCCGTCGAGAATATTGCGCACCACTTCACGGCCGGCAGTCACGGTCTGCAGGGCCTTGGCGCTGAGAGGGATTTCCTTCTTGAGCTGATCAGGGGTGATCAGGGTCTCGTTGGAGGCAACGTTCAAGTCATCGATCGGTAAATCAGCCATCGTGTTACTCGTCAGGTCACGGGTGCCGGCCGCCAACTGTCCCCGTGCGGCCCAGCAGCAAGAATAATCGCAGCGGGGAGCCGAACCTTAGCGCGTTACGGGTGGCGCGACAATGGGCGCAAGTTCCGTCTGTGTGCTGTTTGCCCTGCTGTTGTGGTGCGTTGGCGTCCATGGGCTACCTGAGCGTGCGCAAGCTGTGTAAAAAGAAGGCTGACATTTACCTGGAGAACGGCATGCATCCGCACGCACCACGCATCGGCATTATTGGCAGCGGGGCTATTGGTGGCTTCTATGGGTTGATGCTGGCCCGGGCCGGTTTCGACGTGCATTTTCTGCTGCGCAGCGATTACCAGGTTGTACGCGAGCAGGGGTTGGCGCTGGACAGTGCGGTGCACGGTCCGCTACAGATGAAGGTGCAGGCCTATGCTTGTGCCGCCGACATGCCGCCTTGCGACTGGTTGCTGGTCGGCGCCAAGGCCACCAGCAATGACCAGCTGGCGCCGCAGATCGTGCAGGCCGCTGCACCCGGCGCCAAGGTTGTACTGCTGCAAAACGGCCTGGGTGTGGAGCAGCAGCTGCGCCCGGCCTTGCGCCACGACATGCACCTGCTGGGCGGCTTGTGCTTCATCTGTGTCAACCGCCAGGCGCCGGGCGTGATTCGTCACCAGGCCTTGGGGGCGGTCAACCTGGGCTACCACAGTGGGCCGGCCAGTGATGGTGGTGGCGCAGTGGTCAATGAAGGTGCAGGGCTGTTCCAGGCGGCGGGCATCGATTCGCAGGCCATGCCGAACCTGGACTTGGCACGCTGGCAGAAACTGGTGTGGAACGTGCCTTATAACGGCCTGTCGGTGCTGCTGGGCGAGGGTACCGCCGGGTTGATGGCAAATAGTCACAGCCGTGAACTGATCCGGGCCCTGATGGCCGAGGTGGTGCAAGGCGCTGCGGCGTGTGGGCACGTGTTGCCCGAGGGCTATGCCGAGCACCTGTTCCAGATGACCGAGCGCATGCCTGACTATTTGCCAAGCATGTATCACGACTATGCCCTTATGCGCCCGCTGGAGCTGCAGGCTATCTATGCCGAGCCGCTGGCACGTGCGCGTGCGGCAGGTTGCAGCTTGCCGCGCATGGAAACGCTGTACCAGGCGCTGAGTTTTCTCAACACCAGCGATCGGCCCTGCTGAAGCCGCTTTGACCTCGACGTTGTTCCTTTGCGGCGGGGCTACAGCCCACGCCGGCAGCGCGCCGGACGGCAAAGCGCGCGCCCGGCGCGCTGCTAAGCTGAAGCTTGCTCTGCCGCTGCGGCAGTCGAGGAGGTCGAATGATCCGCTCCATGCTGTACGCCACCGACCTCGGTGTCTACGCCCCTTTTGTGATGCAGCACGCGCTAGCCTTGGCGCGTACGTTCAATGCCGAGTTGTATGTGATTCACGCGGTGGAGCCAATGGGGCAGTTCGCCGAGTCGCTCCTGCAAAGCTACCTCGATGAACAGACGCTCGACCAGTTGCACAGCCAGGGGGTGAACGCGGTGATGGCCAACATCGAGCACCGTGTGCTGGAGAGCTTTCGCGATGAGCTTGGCGAGGAGGCCGACTTGGCGGTGATCAAGGCGGTGCGGGTACGCCAGGGCGACCCGGCGCAGGTGATCCTTGACCAGGCGCAGCGGCTGAGTGTGGACCTGTTGATTTTCGGCAGCCATAGCGCCGGTGCCGGGGTTGATGTGCCCTTGGGCCGCACGGCGGTGCGGCTGCTGCAACTGTCGCCGGTGCCGGTGTACATGGTGCCGTTGGCGCAGCATCTGGGGCGTAGGAAAGCATGAAGATGGCCGTAGGCCATTTCTGGGGCGTGTAACAAAATAGTTCTAGATTTATTTCCAGAACCACTAATATAGTTATATATCGTCGCTGCCTGCTGCCGCGGACTCATCGCTGAACCGAGGGAAACCTATGAAGCTTCAACAACTGCGCTACATCTGGGAAGTGGCGCACCATGACCTCAACGTCTCCGCGACGGCGCAAAGCCTGTATACCTCCCAGCCAGGTATCAGCAAGCAGATCCGCCTGCTCGAAGATGAACTGGGTGTTGAAGTCTTTGCTCGCAGCGGCAAGCACCTGACCCGTGTCACACCGGCCGGTGAACGCATTATCAACACCGCCGGCGAAATCCTGCGCAAGGTCGAAAGCATCAAGCAGATTGCCCAGGAGTTCTCCAACGAGAAGAAGGGCACGCTGTCTATCGCCACCACCCATACCCAGGCGCGCTATGCCTTGCCGCCGGTGATCAGCAGCTTCATCAAGCAGTACCCGGAAGTGTCCCTGCACATGCACCAGGGTTCGCCCATGCAAATTGCCGAGATGGCTGCGGACGGTACGGTCGACTTCGCCATCGCCACCGAGGCGCTGGAGCTGTTCGGCGACCTGATCATGATGCCGTGCTACAAGTGGAACCGTTGCGTGGTAGTGCCACAAGGTCACCCGCTGGCCAAGCTGCCGAAGCTGACCCTGGAAGCGGTTGCCGAATACCCGATCGTTACCTACGTGTTCGGTTTTACCGGGCGCTCGAAGCTGGACGAAGCCTTCAACCACCGTGGCCTCACGCCAAAAGTGGTATTCACCGCGGCCGACGCCGACGTGATCAAGACCTATGTGCGGCTGGGGCTGGGCGTGGGTATCGTCGCGGGTATGGCCGTGGACGCCAAACTCGACAGTGACCTGGTGGCCCTGGATGCCAGCGAACTGTTCGAAGCCAGTATTACCAAGATCGGTTTCCGCCGTGGCACCTTCCTGCGTGGCTTCATGTGCGACTTCATCGAGAAGTTCGCCCCGCACCTGACCCGCGAAGTGATGGCCAAGGCCATTCAGTGCCATAACAAGCAAGAGCTCGAAGAGCTGTTCGCAGGCGTTGAACTGCCGGTGCACTGAAAGAAGCTACGAGCCTTAAGCTGCAAGCTTAAAGAAAAAGTAGTCCATCTACGGGCTGCTTTTTCTTGTGGCTTGCAGCTTGTAACTTAAAGCTTCCTATCAAGCCTTGCTGATCAGGTTGCCTGCGTGCAACCCGCATTCCTTCTGCGTCGACTCTTCCCACCACCAGCGGCCTTCGCGCTCATGCTGGTTTGGCAGCACCGGGCGGGTGCATGGCTCGCAGCCGATGCTGATGAAGCCGCGCTCATGCAGGCTGTTGTATGGCAGCTCAAGCATGCGGATATACCCCCACACTTCCTCACTGCTCATCTGCGCCAGCGGGTTGAACTTGTACAGCGTGCGCTCGGGCGTTGAGAAGGCGCTGTCGATTTCCAGTGCCGCCACCTGGCTGCGGGTGCCCGGGCTCTGGTCGCGGCGCTGGCCAGTGGCCCAGGCGCTTACGGTAGCCAGCTTACGGCGCAGCGGTTCGATCTTGCGGATGCCGCAGCACTCGCCGTGGCCGTCCTTGTAGAAGCTGAACAGGCCCTTTTCCTTGATGAACGGGTCGAGCTTGGCACGGTCGGGGCTGAGGAGTTCAATCGGCAGGTTGTACTGCTCGCGCACCTGGTCGATGAACCGGTAGGTCTCCGGGTGCAGGCGGCCGGTGTCGAGGCTGAATACCTTGACTTGCTTGTTCAGCTTCCAGGCCATGTCGACCAGCACCACGTCCTCGGCGCCGCTGAAGGAGATCCACAAGTCATCACCAAAATGCTCGAAGGCGAGCTTGAGAATGTCCTGCGGGGACTTGTTGGCGTAGGTCGCGGCCAGGGCGGCGACGTCGAAGGGTTGGCTCATCAGGCGGTTTCCATCTTGGCTGTGGCGCTGTGCGCTCGTAGTAGGGTGATGGTAACAAAAAAACGCGGGCTAG includes the following:
- a CDS encoding 2-dehydropantoate 2-reductase yields the protein MGYLSVRKLCKKKADIYLENGMHPHAPRIGIIGSGAIGGFYGLMLARAGFDVHFLLRSDYQVVREQGLALDSAVHGPLQMKVQAYACAADMPPCDWLLVGAKATSNDQLAPQIVQAAAPGAKVVLLQNGLGVEQQLRPALRHDMHLLGGLCFICVNRQAPGVIRHQALGAVNLGYHSGPASDGGGAVVNEGAGLFQAAGIDSQAMPNLDLARWQKLVWNVPYNGLSVLLGEGTAGLMANSHSRELIRALMAEVVQGAAACGHVLPEGYAEHLFQMTERMPDYLPSMYHDYALMRPLELQAIYAEPLARARAAGCSLPRMETLYQALSFLNTSDRPC
- the cysB gene encoding HTH-type transcriptional regulator CysB (*Name cysB), whose product is MKLQQLRYIWEVAHHDLNVSATAQSLYTSQPGISKQIRLLEDELGVEVFARSGKHLTRVTPAGERIINTAGEILRKVESIKQIAQEFSNEKKGTLSIATTHTQARYALPPVISSFIKQYPEVSLHMHQGSPMQIAEMAADGTVDFAIATEALELFGDLIMMPCYKWNRCVVVPQGHPLAKLPKLTLEAVAEYPIVTYVFGFTGRSKLDEAFNHRGLTPKVVFTAADADVIKTYVRLGLGVGIVAGMAVDAKLDSDLVALDASELFEASITKIGFRRGTFLRGFMCDFIEKFAPHLTREVMAKAIQCHNKQELEELFAGVELPVH
- the cysH gene encoding Phosphoadenosine phosphosulfate reductase (*Name cysH), whose translation is MSQPFDVAALAATYANKSPQDILKLAFEHFGDDLWISFSGAEDVVLVDMAWKLNKQVKVFSLDTGRLHPETYRFIDQVREQYNLPIELLSPDRAKLDPFIKEKGLFSFYKDGHGECCGIRKIEPLRRKLATVSAWATGQRRDQSPGTRSQVAALEIDSAFSTPERTLYKFNPLAQMSSEEVWGYIRMLELPYNSLHERGFISIGCEPCTRPVLPNQHEREGRWWWEESTQKECGLHAGNLISKA